The following is a genomic window from Lactococcus carnosus.
AGTAAGCGTAGACCTGCCATGACGATGACACCAGTTACGACTGATAACATTAGCGATTTTCGAAAATAGCCAATTAAAAATGACGGAATCATAGCTATAAACCTCATGACATCGAGTGTTGGCAAGCTATTCTGGTGTAAAACAAGCAACTCAGAAATCAGTAAACTTGTCATCATGGACAAAGATAAATACGTTAAAAATCGGTTAAAAAAAGGAGGGAACTTGACGACCTTAGCTAGAGGAAAGGGCATGATTCTGGTTAACCAAGTGACGATCACACCTAAACATAATGTGCTATAAAAATAGATCATACCCCCTCACCTACTCTCTTATTTTTTGGATTTGTCATGATTGCCCCAATCAAAGCACCTACAATTGTAGCGATTAACACAGCAACATAACTCGACACGATAATACCTGCAAAAAAGTAAAGTAAGACCGCACTGGTCACAACTGTTAGGACAACTGGTAATTTTTCATGCTTGACCATAGAATCTAAGGTTAAAGCAAGTAACCCGATAAACATGGCAACGAGTGCATAATCTATGCCATATTTTTCTCGATTTGGGATTAAGTTGCCTAACGCAGCGACAACGACTGTCGAGGCAATCCAGGTTAAATAACTCATCACATTAACCCCATGCATCCAAATAGGGGTTATAGTCGCTCTTTTGGCATGCTCAAGTGTTAACAAGCCAAATGACTCATCTGTGATTAGGGTACCCATCATCATACCGGACTTCAAAGACTGGTGAGGAAAAATTTGCGTTGCTGTTAAACTCTGTAAAAACATCCTAAAATTAACCAAAAAAATAGTTAAAACCATAACTGAAATCGGCGTATGGACTGCCATCATGGCAACGATGATAAACTGAGCTGCACCTGCATATAAAAAAGTGGACATAAAAAAAACTTGCCAAATACTATAGCCTTGCGCACTCGCAACGATACCGAATGCTGCCCCGATGCTAATATACCCTAAACTAACTGGAATGGGTGATTTAATACCATCCATAAATGTGACTGTTTTGTTCACCAAGCTAACTCCCAATCTAATCTATAGTAGTCTTATTATATCAGAAAAAAATGCCTTCAGAAATTAATAGTTTTTTCTGAAAACACCTAGCAATTGCCTGCCAAAGCACGACTTATCTTGCTAGTTATGAAAGCAAAAAAACGCCAACGCTTTTATGGCATGACATCTTACTTTTATCGTCGATTACTTTAAAATTTGCTCGTCTTCTTTCTGGCGTTTGGTAGCTAGATTTATCCCAATAAGCAACCATGAGTTGGTATTGACCTGGTAGTCCAGTTATCTTAATAATGTCTCCATCATTCTTATTTTGAACTGTTTTTTTAGTGGTATCGATAGCTTTAGCAAGCACTTCTGTGGTGATTTCATTACTCATATTTTCCCTCCTAATACTTTAATTCGTGAAGCTGTAAATTATAAACTACTTTAGTTTTTTTGCTGCTAAGAATGCCTTTTTTTATTTTTTCAAACATTCTTTTTTCATCTTCTGTTACTTTTATTTTTTTTATATCATTATTGCCACTATTGGCATATATAGTATTCCCAATCTCTATTTGAAGAAGCTCATCTATATTCTCTGGATTTAGGTAGTCTAGTTTCACATATTTCATTAAACTATTATCATATTCAGTATTATAATTGAGAGTGAAATTCATTGGGAAGTATTTATCTTCTGTGACAAATACTTTAACATCAGTATCTACATAATTGCCAAAAAGAGACGCTCCATGAGTTGGTGAATTTCGATATTCAACACCAATGCCCTGCCATTCAATTTTTTCAATTCCTTCGTAATTTTTGACTAAATAGTCAGAGACATAATTTTGAATGATTGTAATGCCATCTTGATAGTCTTTTTCTTGCGCCTTCATATCCATATATCGTTTTCCTCCAATGGCCCCTAGTATAACAAGTATGACTATGGTCAGCCAAATCCAAATTTTGTTTTTGTTTTTCATTTTGAAGCCTCTTCTAAGCACTCTTGAATAGGTAACCCCTGAACCTGATGTCCATCAATTTTACCTTGAGCGGTCTACTATTTGTACCATCATAAACGACAGCGATCACTGTATCATCAATATCAACAGGTTAAAAAAAACTTTCATTTTAACCTATAAATCAATTATAGCATATCATATTACCTAATTTATCAAAATTGCTAATCAGCAATAGTTAATCGAAAAATTGCTGATTAGCAATTAGTTAATAAAAAAATTGTGAATTAGCAAGATAAAATGACAGCTTACCTTCCCATTCATGTTATTTGCAAGTTATCGTCAACATTTTCTAGACTTTAAGAGGTAACCAACTTCGTTAATTCGTAGCTGGGTAAAGTTAAATGACAAATATGGTGTCATTTTCTCGCCACCTGAGCGCATGCTTTAAGAGTATAAAAAAAACGCTAACGCCTTTATATAAAGGGTTAGCGCTTCTATAAGATTACATTTGTTTGTTGTAGTATTCAACGATAAGTGATTCGTTGATTTCTGGGTTGATTTCGTCACGTTCTGGTAAACGTATGTATGTGCCTTCAAGTTTATCAGCATCAAATGTGATAAAGCTTGGGCGTCCAAGAGTTGCTTCAACAGCTTCAAGGATTGCAGGTACTTTGATTGATTTTTCGCGAACTGAAATCACATCTCCAGCGTCAACGCGGTATGATGGGATATCAACACGTGAACCGTTAACTAAGATATGACCATGGTTAACGAATTGACGTGCTTGACGACGAGTTGTTGCTAAACCAAGACGGTAAACAACGTTATCAAGACGACGTTCAAGCAATACCATAAAGTTGAAACCAAGTGTTCCTTCTTTAGCTTTTGTTGCTTGTACAAATAAGTTACGGAATTGACGTTCAGAAACACCGTAAGTAAAACGAAGTTTTTGTTTTTCAGCCAATTGTAAACCGTACTCAGAAAGTTTTGAGCGGTTGTTTGGACCGTGTTGACCTGGTACGTAGTTACGACGTGAAATTTCTTTACCAGTGCCTGTAAGTGATACGCCGAGACGACGTGATTGTTTCCATGATGGACCTGTATAACGTGACATGTAAATGTCTCCTTCAAAAAGTTTATTTGAAGAGCATGTTTTTGCAAGCTTCCGGTTCGTGCATTTTCAGTTCGCCTCACAGCTTTGGTTACTTGGTAACACTGAAAATGTTGACGACGCCTTATCTCGCGGCTGCATAACTCAACCTTAACAGTTTATCATGAAATGCTTAGTCTGTCAAGGAAAACATTAGTATCCCCGCGGCAATGGCAACATTTAAGGATTCAGCTTGACCTGGCATATTGATATGGGCTAAAATATCAGCTGCTTGTGCTGTCTCAGGCATGATACCAGCACCCTCATTCCCCATGATGAGGGCAAATTTGTCATATGTTGACAACGTCCTGTAGTCAATTGACTGATCAGATAAGGTGGTCGCAATGACTGTTATGCCTGATGCTTTCAAACGGTTATAAAAAGCTAGTGCATCTGATTCTTGAAAAACAGGTAAATGGAAGTGTGCCCCTTGCATTGTTCTGAGCACTTTGGGTGAGTAGCTATCTGCACTGCCATCAGTCAGGACAACAGCTGAAAAGCCAGCTGCATCTGCTGTTCTGATCATCGTCCCAACATTACCAGGATCCTGGACATTTTCTAAAATCAATAATTTCGAGAAATCTTGTGTCGCAAAAGTAGGCATGACCACTTCTGCGATGATGCCTTGCGGTGTTTCAGCATCAGACAAAAATTTCATGACATCATCAGAAACAAGTATCGCATCTGCTAAATCAGCAAATTTTTCCGTTACAAAAACTTGTTTAAATGACACACCTGCTTTAAGTGCTTCTTCATATAAGTGTCGACCCTCAATTAAATAAGAACTTGTTCGATATTTCTTTTTATACAATTTCTTTGCATTTTTTATACGTGCATTATCTTTAGATTTGATCATTTCCATAGCTCTATTATAAGTTGGATAGTCGATAAATGTCAATAGACCTTCTACAACAGGCAAGAAAAAAACAGTTTTTACTATCATCATATAGTAAAAACTGCTGCTATTCATTCAGGATACGATTCCTTGTTTACCTACTACAGATAGACTATTTAGTGACAGGTATCGTCTTTGCATCTGATGAGGTATCTTTGGTAAACCAGAGATACGCCCCATAGAAGGCATTTACTAACATAGCAACTTGTAGAATGAACATCCCAAACACTGAATTACCTGTCGATTGCCAGGCATTAAACCAGATAATGACATTAATAAAGTCAATTAAAATCCAGCCTATCCATTGACTCCGGTAGCCGTAGGTCATCAGTAATTGACTCACGATGGCAAGCGGAAGTAATGTCGCATCTAAGACAATTTGTTGGCCACCTAGGTGGTGGCTCGTGAATAAGACAAATCCGTAAATGATAGCAAATCCTAAAATAGCTAAAATAACTTTTCCTAAAGTCATATTTTTAGGGGTTACTTCGGATCCATGTGTTTTTAGCATGTCCTTTTGCCAGGCATAAATGCCAATAAACTGCATAACCAGGTAATAGCTTTGAGAGAATACATCACCTACCAGATGGGACTTAACTGCAACAATCAACCAAAAGACAGTTGCCACAATACCAAATGTGAAATTTGTCAATCGGCCTCGATTAACCAAAATCAAGTTAACAATCGTCACGATACCAACAATCAGTGATAAGCTACTCATGCTATCAAATGTTCCTGACAAAAAGAAGGCAACGACCTGAGAAGCTAATAAAATCGATAATAAAAGATAATCCTTAATAGATAGTGAGCCTAACTCACCTGTTATTGCCTTAGGATTAAAGCACTTCTTTAATCCCATACCTAAAATATTTAGTTGTGTATGCATCATTTTTCCCTCTATCTTGTACGCTGATTAATCCTAGTATCACAGTCAGAATTAATCTACGGTCATATCCCTATTTTATTTGTATTAATTCTAGCTAGTTTAACTATCCGCCAGCTGCTATTTTCTAAGGCGTAGCATTTTTTTAGGCCTACCAGGTCTTTGAGGATTTTCTTCAAACCGACCGGTATCCATCAGGATTGGATTGTTTTTAACATAAGTCTTAAAAAAGTTTCCAGTAGCATAATGTTCAAATTTGCTATCGAAACATTTTAAAACTGCCAATGCATCTGTAGACGTAAATTCATCTCCAAGTACATGTAAAATATCTGGCGTAACATCTAAACTTTCCTTGATCCGTTTAAAAGTCGCGAGTATAATATCTTTATGATCAAAAGCTAGATCATCCAGACCAATCGTTAGGTCTGGACTGAGAAAGACGATAGCGCCTGTTTCATCTTTACTAACAGCAAACCATCTTGCATCTTTAGCATCATCTCCTGCATGAGCAGCTACAAATGGCGATAAAAAGGTTGCATGTGCAACCGATATGATCCACTGTCTGGGATCTCGATTTGGATCAGTGAATGCACCAATTTGCCACATCTGATTGTCTTCAGTAATTTTGACGCCAGTCTCTTCTGCTGTTTCCCGCAAGGCTGCTTGCTTTGCTGACTCGCTATGGTCAACAAAGCCACCAATAAGCGCAAATTTATCTTTAAAAGGATGGGCCTTTCTTTCTATTAATAAAAGTTTGAGTTGTCGGTCAGTCGGATCAAAGGCAAATATGATGTTATCTACCGTCATAGCTGGTTTGTCATAAGCCTGCCAGTCTTGTGTTTTGTACCAAGCTAGGTAGTCTGTTTCACTTGCTTGCGTTTCGTAATATGCTTTTTCCTTATCCATAATAAGAATATAACATACTTTTATTATTTTTACTACTAATTTATGGTATTTTTTCAAATTAATTGTTTTATTATACGACATGTATTTTTTCAGGCCTTTTCCCACATTAAAATAATCCTTTTGGTATACTTTAATCAAGACAACATGATCATAGGAGGAACTTGCCATGAATAAAGTGAGACTATCAGTAACTGGACGCGTACAAGGGGTCGGTTTTCGTTATGCGACACATCAACTGGCTAAGAGACTAGATATTAGGGGTACTGTCAAAAATGAAGATGATGGTTCCGTTACGATCGAGGCCCAATCAGAGAATAAGCTAAAGCTTCAGACCTTTATCAGTGCTATTCGAAAATCTCCTGCACCATTTGGTCGCGTAGACTATCTGGATGTCAAGCTGGCAAATTTTTCAGATTTTGACGATTTTAATATGCTAAATTGATGACAAAAAGCACCTGATAAAGTGAATTCGATCACTTTATCAGGTGCTTTTTTGCGTTTTCTATCTATTTTTTATATAGATTTTTTTACAGGTATTTAGTCATCATCGTATTCGCTACAAAGGGTTTATTCATGGTATAGATATGCACACCATCAACACCACGTGCTAACAAATCATCTATTTGCTTACAAGCATATTCCATCCCAGCTTTTTGTAGATCCTCTGGTGAATCCTTGTATTTGTTGATGATCTTAATCAGTCGTGTGGGTAGACTAGCACCAAAGAAGATCATGCGCTCTACTTGTGATTTTTGAAGGACAGGCATGATGCCCGCTGCAATCGGTGCCTCAATCCCTGAATTTTTAATATAGTCATTTAATCTCAAAAATTTCTCGTTATCAAAGAAGAGCTGGCTAACAAATAAATTTGCGCCTGCATCATATTTACGCTTAACATGCTCAATATTCTCTACCTCCAAGGCACTATTCACATGGCCTTCTGGATAAATGGCCGCCGCAATATCAAAATCACCATTTTTTTTGATGTCATTAATCAGTTCGTAAGCAAAATGATAGGCATCAGGAAAATCTGAACATGCAGCACCAACAGGCATATCACCGCTTAATGCCAAAATATTATTGACATTCTTTGCTTTTATGTCGGAAAGAATGGCCGCAATCTGTTCTGGATTGTTATTAATAGACGTCAAATGATGCATCGTCTCAATATTGTAATCCTTCTTGATTTTTTCTGCAATACGTAAGGTTTTATTGCCCTGATTGAAACTCCCCATTGCCCCGTAGGTCACACTGATGAAGTCAGGTTTGTTAGTCAATCCAGCTACCGTATGATAAATTGTTTCCACGCCAGCATCTGTTTTTGGCGGAAAGATTTCTAGTGAGATGACAGATTTATTTTTTTTATTTTTAGTTTTATAGATATCAGTTATTTTCATAAGACTATTCTAACAGGTTTTGCTATAGTTTAAAACTTGTTAAAAGTAGGTGTTTGTCATAGTTTTAAGTTATATCAAAAAAACTTCTTTGATGCCTTGAACTGAATTACAGCAGAATATTTTGTCTGCTTTCAATAAATCTGATTTGTACAGTAGGTGTTCCTGACACTGATTCGTATCTAGTAAGTGCTGTCGATAAATACCTGCGAGTAGACCACTTGATACAGGTGGTGTGAACCAGTGACCTGCTATTTCTAAGATGACATTAGCACGCGACATCTCAGTTAGCTCACCCCGCTCATTAAAGAATAGTTCATCTTTAGTGGTATAGTAGGGACGCTGGGTGGTTTTATGATAAAGGAAATTTTGACTACTGTCTACAATCATCGGAGAAATAGCCACTTTATCAAAGGGAATTTGCTCTCTATAGCTGATATCGTAGTGACCATCTCGGCTCAAGGCAATACGCATCATACCATCTTGTTCTGGTTGAATTTTAGCGATATCCTCATGCAACTTAAAGCCATAGATACTAGCTGAATGACTTAATCTTGCCAGATGCTCAGCTTTAAAAGCTAGCTTGCCATTTTCAACCTTTAGTGTCTCAATCAGCTTAACCTCATCCTGTAAAAATGAGGTCTTTGCTTGCGTCTCCAGCCATTCGTCAGTTGTATCTGAATCCCAGATAATAGCACCACCCACACGATAAGTAAAACTTGATGCACCTGCTTGACGCTGTAGGATACGAATCGGGACACTAAATATTTGTTGCTCAGGGCTTAGAAACCCGATTGCACCACAATAGATATCACGACTTCCTTGCTCAATCTTATCAATCAGCCGCATCGTTGATTCTTTTGGTGCACCAGTTATTGACCCATTCGGGAAAAGGGCTTCTAAAATCGTATATACAGAGGTACCCTCTTCTAAGTCTGCTTCAATTTGCGAGGTCATTTGATGAACCGTTGCATGTGTCTCGACATCAAATAACTTACTTACAGCGACTGTCCCATTTTTGGCAATTCGACCAAGGTCATTGCGCATTAAATCGACAATCATCACATTCTCAGCTCTATTTTTCTCATCAGTCTTTAAAAAGTCAATCAGTACAGCATCTTCTGCTGCTGTTTTCCCACGTTTAACAGTCCCCTTCATCGGTCTTGTGGTGATATGCTCCTGCTTGACCTCAAAAAAAAGTTCAGGCGAGAAACTTAGCAAGGTATCATAGTCATTTTTTATGAACGTATTATAGGGAGTCCGTTGCTTAGTCAAAAGATGCTCGTAAAGCTTAAAGTCATCGCCATCATAGGGCACCTTGTAATCATAAGTATAGTTCACTTCATAGGTGTCACCTTGGCGCTGGGCTTGCTTAATTTTTGTAATTGCATCTGCATAGCCATCAAACGTGAGTTGGGCTTGTGGCACAAGTGTCAGGCTAGGCACAGCACTCGGTGTATAGGGTGTATAGCTATCAAATATCTCAAAGTATAGGAGTGGTAACTTAGAGGTGATGTCCTCACCTAAAAATATGGCCTTTGCTTCGTAGCGGATATAGCCCACAGCATAATGCGTTTTTTGCCACTTCTCAAGTTCATCTAGTGCTGCTATAAAACTAGCCTTATCAAAAGCAATTAATGTCGTAAGTGCCTTGTCAAATTTTTTGTCATCATAAATTATCATATTAGCTTTATTATATCAAATTACGAGATCATGTCTTTCCCTTAATGCCTGACTTGCACTTGCTTGCCAAAATCAGAAAAAAAAAACTGGCTTTCACCAGTTAAATAATTGAACGAGTTTCATATTCCAGCGGACTTCTTTTGCATAAAATATGTTACCGCCATTTTTATAAAGTTTTCCCTTGTTAAATCTAAGTGAATCCAAGGTAATATGATAGTATGCCTCTCCTGTCGTATTACCTAGACTAGGCGCAACAACATCTTTGGAATAGGCTTCTGCTAAAGGTAAGGTATTCTTACCACCATGTTTAGCAATATAATCAACGTAAGCCTTACCAAAGTTATAGGCTTGCACACCAGTCCAAACATCAACACCCTGTTCATTAGCATAGGCTAATACTTCAGTCAGGTTAGTTATCCCTTGGTGAATGCTGTCTTCCTCAGTTTCAATCGTTTTTTCAGTAGACTCCGTTGACTGCATAACATCAGTATGCTTGCCTTTAGTTTCTGTATAGATAATCGATAAAACAAGCTCTCGATTCCCTGATACTCCATATTTTTTTAAGGTTTGGGTCACAAAGTCATCGTACTGCATGACACTTTTAACATTCTCATGCGTCCGATACACCCAAAAGCCTGCACCTAAAACAATAACGAAGAGCAGTACTCTTTTAATAAATTTTAACAATACTCCTCCTCTTGTTTTTAAGGCTATGGTTAGACATCAGAAACTATTGACTACCATTTATTCTTGATTTCCTCAATATTTTTGATGATAATCGAATAAGTGCCATCATTATTTTGAATAAATTCGACAGTTTCCGCATCTTCATATAAGGTCTGTGGCACAATCATCTCAATCCCATTTGACAGGGATAATTTTTGATTAGCCAATTTCTTTTCGATCTTATCCATGGGCATTTGATCAAATTTTATACTGTCAGGAATCCCTTCCTTGACTTGATCCTTAAAAGCCAGTCTAGCGGTCAGATTATCTGAAAATAATTGGTCAGCCAATGCTTCTGGACTGATATTTTCTTGCTTTTCAACCGCATGAAAAACCGTATTTTGTACCTTTTGAGAAAAAGCAAAATCGTCGTCATCAAAAGACTTGGCAACTGACTCAGCTGTCTTCTTGATCAATTTAATCGCCTTATTTACGGAAATTTCAGGTTTTTCAGCAAGTAAATTTTCTGATATATAATGATAGTTTTTACCATTATATTTGATGCGCTTTTCTATCAGATGATAGCCAAACGTTACGCAGTTGATGGCAAGACCTTCATCTGCTGCACTACCTGCACCAGGTAATGATGACTCTGTTTTAGCAATTTTAATTTGACCATTAGTCCCATCAAAGGTATGTGAAAAAGCGTCTCTTAGTGCTAATCTGATAAAGGCAAAATGTGGCTGTGTCTCTATTTCATAAGACACAAAAAGCAAATCATTTTGCTTTTGATTTTCAGATAAGACAAATGCTTCTCGCCAAAAGTTAGCAACTGCTATCGTCGAATCGATAAAATCATCTGTTAGCAGTTTTAAAAACTGATTATCTTCTGATAGATGACCACGTTTGGCCTCATCAGAATAGATTTTTTCAACTTTTTTGGTCACATAATCTAGCATGACAGGGGTTAATTCCATCAATTCCTTAGAAAAGGTAATCTCTGGATGGCCTGGATCAAAAGCATGTAAAATCGCTTTTTTTATATAGATATCCATTTTTACTTAGCGTAAAGTTGGAAGTCATCTGTTAATGCTATTACTTCTACTTTAATTTGATCAAGCGCTGCTTGGTCATCTTTATTTTGGAAGGCACGAATAATAAATCCGGCTACTTTCACCGCTTCAGCTTCTTTGAATCCACGTGATGTGATCGCAGCTGAGCCAACACGAACACCAGACGTTTTAAATGGGCTGAGTGTTTCATAAGGTACGGCATTTTTGTTTAAGGTAATTGAGACAGTATCTAACAGATTTTGTGCTTCTTTACCATTGATGCCAAAACCAGTCACATTTAACATGAACATATGGTTATCAGTCCCACCAGAAATAACACGCAATCCAGCTTCTTCAAATGTTTTAGCCATAGCTTGGCTATTTTTAATCACTTGTGCTTGGTAATCTTTATAGGCAGGATCTAGCGCTTCTTTAAAGGCAACCGCTTTAGCTGCGATGACATGCATCAAAGGACCACCCTGGATACCAGGGAAGATGGCAGAATTGATTTTCTTAGCCAAGGCTTCATCATTTGTCAATACCAAACCACCACGAGGTCCACGAAGTGTTTTATGTGTCGTAGAGGTTGTAATATCCGCAAATGGTACTGGATTTGGATGTAGACCTGCTGCAACCAATCCAGCGATATGTGCCATATCAACCATTAATTTGGCACCAACTGCATCAGCGATTTCACGGAATTTTGCGAAGTCAATCGTCCGAGAGTAACTTGAAGCACCAGCAACAATCAATTTAGGTTGTGTTGCTTTCGCTTGTGCTAATATTTGATCATAGTCTAATAATTCTGTTTCTTTATCAACGTTATAGCCGACAAAATGATACGTTTTTCCAGAGAAGTTGACTGCTGCACCGTGTGTCAAATGACCACCAGCTGCTAAATCAAGTCCCATAACTGTATCCCCTGGTTCAATCAAAGCCAAGTATGCTGCTGCATTAGCTTGAGAACCTGAGTGAGGTTGCACATTTGCAAATTTTGCGCCAAAAAGTGTTTTGGCACGTTCAATCGCGAGATTTTCCGCAATATCAACACATTCAGTTCCACCGTAGTAACGATTACCAGGGTAACCTTCAGCGTATTTGTTGGTTAAAAGTGTGCCTTGGGCTGCCATAACAGCCTTAGAGACAACATTTTCTGAGGCAATTAACTCAATGTTTTGTTGTTGACGATTCTCTTCTGCGTGAATAGCATCCCACAGTTCTTGATCGTAAGCTTCGTAGTTAGACTGGTCAAAAATCATCCTTTATCACCTCGTAAATTTCGGATAGCGTCAGCGCACCTTGGCGCAGAATTGTCGGCAGCTCGCCTGTCAGGTCAACGATTGTCGAATCAATACCAGAGATACTCTCGTCAGCTTTTAAAACTGCTGCAATCTGACCACTTAAATCTGACAGGACATCCTGGGCCGTTTTAGGGCTAGGATTTCCTGTCAAGTTGGCAGATGGGCCAACCATTGGTCCAGTTTGT
Proteins encoded in this region:
- a CDS encoding AzlD domain-containing protein, giving the protein MIYFYSTLCLGVIVTWLTRIMPFPLAKVVKFPPFFNRFLTYLSLSMMTSLLISELLVLHQNSLPTLDVMRFIAMIPSFLIGYFRKSLMLSVVTGVIVMAGLRLLV
- a CDS encoding AzlC family ABC transporter permease — protein: MNKTVTFMDGIKSPIPVSLGYISIGAAFGIVASAQGYSIWQVFFMSTFLYAGAAQFIIVAMMAVHTPISVMVLTIFLVNFRMFLQSLTATQIFPHQSLKSGMMMGTLITDESFGLLTLEHAKRATITPIWMHGVNVMSYLTWIASTVVVAALGNLIPNREKYGIDYALVAMFIGLLALTLDSMVKHEKLPVVLTVVTSAVLLYFFAGIIVSSYVAVLIATIVGALIGAIMTNPKNKRVGEGV
- the rpsD gene encoding 30S ribosomal protein S4, whose translation is MSRYTGPSWKQSRRLGVSLTGTGKEISRRNYVPGQHGPNNRSKLSEYGLQLAEKQKLRFTYGVSERQFRNLFVQATKAKEGTLGFNFMVLLERRLDNVVYRLGLATTRRQARQFVNHGHILVNGSRVDIPSYRVDAGDVISVREKSIKVPAILEAVEATLGRPSFITFDADKLEGTYIRLPERDEINPEINESLIVEYYNKQM
- a CDS encoding TrmH family RNA methyltransferase — translated: MEMIKSKDNARIKNAKKLYKKKYRTSSYLIEGRHLYEEALKAGVSFKQVFVTEKFADLADAILVSDDVMKFLSDAETPQGIIAEVVMPTFATQDFSKLLILENVQDPGNVGTMIRTADAAGFSAVVLTDGSADSYSPKVLRTMQGAHFHLPVFQESDALAFYNRLKASGITVIATTLSDQSIDYRTLSTYDKFALIMGNEGAGIMPETAQAADILAHINMPGQAESLNVAIAAGILMFSLTD
- the pnuC gene encoding nicotinamide riboside transporter PnuC, producing the protein MMHTQLNILGMGLKKCFNPKAITGELGSLSIKDYLLLSILLASQVVAFFLSGTFDSMSSLSLIVGIVTIVNLILVNRGRLTNFTFGIVATVFWLIVAVKSHLVGDVFSQSYYLVMQFIGIYAWQKDMLKTHGSEVTPKNMTLGKVILAILGFAIIYGFVLFTSHHLGGQQIVLDATLLPLAIVSQLLMTYGYRSQWIGWILIDFINVIIWFNAWQSTGNSVFGMFILQVAMLVNAFYGAYLWFTKDTSSDAKTIPVTK
- a CDS encoding NUDIX domain-containing protein; the protein is MDKEKAYYETQASETDYLAWYKTQDWQAYDKPAMTVDNIIFAFDPTDRQLKLLLIERKAHPFKDKFALIGGFVDHSESAKQAALRETAEETGVKITEDNQMWQIGAFTDPNRDPRQWIISVAHATFLSPFVAAHAGDDAKDARWFAVSKDETGAIVFLSPDLTIGLDDLAFDHKDIILATFKRIKESLDVTPDILHVLGDEFTSTDALAVLKCFDSKFEHYATGNFFKTYVKNNPILMDTGRFEENPQRPGRPKKMLRLRK
- a CDS encoding acylphosphatase, whose amino-acid sequence is MNKVRLSVTGRVQGVGFRYATHQLAKRLDIRGTVKNEDDGSVTIEAQSENKLKLQTFISAIRKSPAPFGRVDYLDVKLANFSDFDDFNMLN
- a CDS encoding methylenetetrahydrofolate reductase — encoded protein: MKITDIYKTKNKKNKSVISLEIFPPKTDAGVETIYHTVAGLTNKPDFISVTYGAMGSFNQGNKTLRIAEKIKKDYNIETMHHLTSINNNPEQIAAILSDIKAKNVNNILALSGDMPVGAACSDFPDAYHFAYELINDIKKNGDFDIAAAIYPEGHVNSALEVENIEHVKRKYDAGANLFVSQLFFDNEKFLRLNDYIKNSGIEAPIAAGIMPVLQKSQVERMIFFGASLPTRLIKIINKYKDSPEDLQKAGMEYACKQIDDLLARGVDGVHIYTMNKPFVANTMMTKYL
- a CDS encoding chorismate-binding protein, translated to MIIYDDKKFDKALTTLIAFDKASFIAALDELEKWQKTHYAVGYIRYEAKAIFLGEDITSKLPLLYFEIFDSYTPYTPSAVPSLTLVPQAQLTFDGYADAITKIKQAQRQGDTYEVNYTYDYKVPYDGDDFKLYEHLLTKQRTPYNTFIKNDYDTLLSFSPELFFEVKQEHITTRPMKGTVKRGKTAAEDAVLIDFLKTDEKNRAENVMIVDLMRNDLGRIAKNGTVAVSKLFDVETHATVHQMTSQIEADLEEGTSVYTILEALFPNGSITGAPKESTMRLIDKIEQGSRDIYCGAIGFLSPEQQIFSVPIRILQRQAGASSFTYRVGGAIIWDSDTTDEWLETQAKTSFLQDEVKLIETLKVENGKLAFKAEHLARLSHSASIYGFKLHEDIAKIQPEQDGMMRIALSRDGHYDISYREQIPFDKVAISPMIVDSSQNFLYHKTTQRPYYTTKDELFFNERGELTEMSRANVILEIAGHWFTPPVSSGLLAGIYRQHLLDTNQCQEHLLYKSDLLKADKIFCCNSVQGIKEVFLI
- a CDS encoding lysozyme family protein — translated: MLKFIKRVLLFVIVLGAGFWVYRTHENVKSVMQYDDFVTQTLKKYGVSGNRELVLSIIYTETKGKHTDVMQSTESTEKTIETEEDSIHQGITNLTEVLAYANEQGVDVWTGVQAYNFGKAYVDYIAKHGGKNTLPLAEAYSKDVVAPSLGNTTGEAYYHITLDSLRFNKGKLYKNGGNIFYAKEVRWNMKLVQLFNW
- a CDS encoding nucleoid-associated protein; its protein translation is MDIYIKKAILHAFDPGHPEITFSKELMELTPVMLDYVTKKVEKIYSDEAKRGHLSEDNQFLKLLTDDFIDSTIAVANFWREAFVLSENQKQNDLLFVSYEIETQPHFAFIRLALRDAFSHTFDGTNGQIKIAKTESSLPGAGSAADEGLAINCVTFGYHLIEKRIKYNGKNYHYISENLLAEKPEISVNKAIKLIKKTAESVAKSFDDDDFAFSQKVQNTVFHAVEKQENISPEALADQLFSDNLTARLAFKDQVKEGIPDSIKFDQMPMDKIEKKLANQKLSLSNGIEMIVPQTLYEDAETVEFIQNNDGTYSIIIKNIEEIKNKW
- the glyA gene encoding serine hydroxymethyltransferase gives rise to the protein MIFDQSNYEAYDQELWDAIHAEENRQQQNIELIASENVVSKAVMAAQGTLLTNKYAEGYPGNRYYGGTECVDIAENLAIERAKTLFGAKFANVQPHSGSQANAAAYLALIEPGDTVMGLDLAAGGHLTHGAAVNFSGKTYHFVGYNVDKETELLDYDQILAQAKATQPKLIVAGASSYSRTIDFAKFREIADAVGAKLMVDMAHIAGLVAAGLHPNPVPFADITTSTTHKTLRGPRGGLVLTNDEALAKKINSAIFPGIQGGPLMHVIAAKAVAFKEALDPAYKDYQAQVIKNSQAMAKTFEEAGLRVISGGTDNHMFMLNVTGFGINGKEAQNLLDTVSITLNKNAVPYETLSPFKTSGVRVGSAAITSRGFKEAEAVKVAGFIIRAFQNKDDQAALDQIKVEVIALTDDFQLYAK